The genomic window CCATTCAGAACGTCCTGATGACCGATGCGCGGGAACGGCCGTGCATCGAGACGACAACCACTGCCGACTTGCAGCGCACCTTGCAGATGACCGCGGGCCATATCTTCCACGGCTCGTTGTCCTGGCCGTTCGCCGAGGACGGGGACCCGCTGGACACCCCGGCCCGGCGCTGGGGAGTGGCCACCGAGCACGAGCGGATCATGGTGTGCGGGTCGGGCGCCCGCCGCGGGGGTGCGGTCTCGGGCATCGGCGGCCACAACGCCGCCATGGCGGTGCTGGAGTCGCTGTAATACCTTCTGGCCGCCAGGACTTTTGGCCGCCGAGGGTGCGCAGTTGTACGCCAATTACGGCGTGTCGGCGTACAGACACGCACGCTCGCGGGAGAGGTTAACGCCCGTCGATCGTGACGTAGTCGCGCTCGGTGTAGCCGGTGTAGATCTGGCGCGGCCGGCCGATCTTGCTGTCGCCCTCGTCGTGCATCTCGCGCCAGTGCGCGATCCACCCGGGCAGCCGGCCCAGCGCGAACAGCACGGTGAACATCCGGACCGGGAAACCGAGTGCCCGGTAGATCAGCCCGGTGTAGAAGTCGACGTTCGGGTAGAGCTTGCGCTCGACGAAGTAGTCGTCGGTCAGCGCCGCCTCTTCGAGTTCCTTGGCGATGTCGAGCAGCGGGTCTCCCCCGAGCTTGGCCAGGATCTTGTCGGCCTGCTCTTTGACGATGCGGGCGCGCGGGTCGTAGTTCTTGTAGACGCGGTGGCCGAAGCCCATCAGCTTCACCCCGGCCTCGCGGTTCTTCACCTTGCGCACGAATTCGCCGACGTCGTCCCCGCTGTCGCGGATTTGCTCGAGCATTTCCAGCACGGCCTGGTTGGCGCCGCCGTGCAGCGGTCCCCACAGCGCGTTGATGCCGCCGGAGATGGAGGTGAACAGGTTGGCCCGCGACGAGCCAACCAGGCGCACGGTCGAGGTCGAGCAGTTCTGCTCGTGGTCGGCGTGCAGGATGAACAGCATGTCCAGCGCGCGGACCACCTCGGGGTCGGCCTGGTACGGCTCGGCCGGGAAGCCGAAGGTCATCCGCAGGAAGTTCTCCACCAGGGTCAGCGAGTTGTCCGGGTAGAGGAACGGCTGGCCTACCGACTTCTTGTAGGCGTAGGCGGCGATGGTGGGCAGCTTGGCCAGCAGCCGGATGGTGGACAGTTCGACCTGGTTGTTGTCCATCGGGTCCAGGGCGTCCTGGTAGTAGGCCGACAGCGCGTTGACCACGCTGGACAACACCGGCATCGGGTGGGCGTTGCGCGGGAAGCCGTCGAAGAACCGCTTGAGGTCCTCGTGCAACATCGTGTGCCGCTGGATGCGCTCGGTGAACTCGGCCAGTTGGTCGGTGGAGGGCAGCTCGCCGTAGATCAGCAGGTAGCACACCTCGATGAAGGTGGACTTTTCGGCGAGCTGGTCGATCGGGTAGCCGCGGTAGCGCAGGATGCCGGCGTCGCCGTCGATGTAGGTGATGGCGCTCTTGCACGCGGCGGTGTTGACGAAGCCGTTGTCGAAGGTGGTGTAACCGGTCTTGGACAACAGTGAACCCAGCGCAATGCCGTCAGCACCTTCGGTGGCGTTGACGACCTGCAGGTCGATCTCGCCCCCCGGGTACTTGAGAGATGCGGTGTCGTCGTTGTCTGCCACGAGAACCCCTTTGCGCTCTGGCTTGGATGGCTGCCCCAGTCGGTGCGTCATAGCTGAAGGTAGTCGTTATTCCCCAGGCGTGCCTGCCCGGGGTCGGGTCTGCAGGTCGGCCGCTCAGTTGTCCGTTGCTCGGGGGCCGGTTTCGCGCCGGGCGACGGCTCTGGGGGCCTGGTAACGCAGGAATGCGGGCGCCGCCAGCGCGGCGATCAGCACCCCGACCACCACCAGCGCGCCTCCCCCGGCCGCCGCGGCCGTCGTCCCGATCGCGGCCGCCGCGGCGCCGTGCAGCGTGTCGGCCAGGCGCGGTCCGCCGCCGACGACGACGGCGAACACCCCTTGCAGGCGACCGACCAGCTCATCGGAGGCGGCTTGCTGCAGGATGGTCTGCCGGAAGGCGGCCGACACCATATCGGCGGCACCGCCGGCAGCCAGGAACGCCAACGCCGCCCACAGCATCACCCCGGCCCGGCCGTGCGCCCAGCCACTGGCCAAACCGAAGCCGACCATCGACAGGCCCCACACCACGATCGCGACGATGATGGTCAGGCCCTGGCGCCGGATGCGCGGCAGCCAGCCGGAGAACACCCCACCGGCCACCGCCCCGACCGACATCGCCGCGGCCAGCAACGCCATCGCCGAGCCGCCCTCGATGGGACCGCCGAAGCTCTGGTGCGCCAGCTGCGGGAACAACGCCCGCGGCATGCCCAGGATCATCGCTATGAGATCCACCACGAACGACATCAGCACCACGGTGTTGCCGGCCAGGTAGCGGAAGCCCTCGAGCACCGCGCCCACGCCCCACCGGGCCCGCGCGGCGTCGCCGGTGTCCAGCGCCGGCATCGGCGCCAGCCGGAAGGTCGCCCAGATCGGCGCCAGGCACGTCACGGTGTCGAGCAGATACAACGTCGACAGGTCGACCCACTTGAGCAGTAGACCTGCCAGCAGCGGACCGGCGATGGCCCCGAACTGAGCGACCGTCATGTTCAGCGAGTTCGCCGGCGCCAGTTGAGGTCCCGGCAACATACGGGGAATGGCCGCCGAGCGGGCCGGCGAATTGACCGCGAAGAAGCTTTGCTGCAGCGCCAGCAGACACAGCACCACCCACACGTTGTTCAGCGACAGCGCGGCCTGCAGCCACAACAGCAGCGACGACGCCGCCAGCCCGCAGGATGCGACCACCAGCAACAACCGCCGATCCATCGCGTCGGCCCAGGCTCCGCCCAGCAGACCGAACACCACCAGCGGCACCAGCGCGAAGAATCCGGCCAGCCCGACATACGCCGAGTTCTGGGTCAGTGCATAGATCTGCCCGGCACCGCGAAGATAGTCAGGTTGGCGCCGATGACCGTCGGTATGCCGGCCAGCCACAGCCGCCGGAACTCCGGTGTGCGCAGCGGCGTGGTGTCAGCCAGAAGCCGCGATGTGCCGATTGTTCCGCCCCTTTCGCCTCGACCCGCGCGCCTTTTCAGCGCGGTGTCAAGGCTGCAGGCGCTCGATTGTTCCGCCGCTGACGCGAATCCGGTTGTGTACCCGGTTTTCGCGGCCCTGCCAGAATTCCACCACCTCGGCAGCGATGAGGTACCCACCCCAGTCCGGTGGCACCGGAACGTGATCCAGATGAGAAAAGCGCGCCGTCACTTCGGCGAGCTGGTCGAGCAACGCCGCGCGCGAGGCGATCGGTTGCGACTGGTGCGACGCCCACGCGCCCAACTGCGAGCCGCGGGGCCGTTTGGACCAGTACTCCTGGGTGACGACCCGGTCGACTCGCCGCACCGGGCCACGGATGTGCACCTGCCGGCCCAGCGCGTACCACGGGAACGTCGCGCTGGCATAGGGTGTGGCCGCGAGTTCGACGCCCTTGGCCGAGTCGTAGTTGGTGAAAAAGGTGACCCCGGCTTCGTCGACGTCCTTGCACAACACCGTTCGACTGACCGGCTTCCCCGCCGCGACGGTGGCCAGCACCATCGCGTTGGGCTCGGCGACGCCGGCGCGTTCGGCGTCCTCGAGCCACCTGCGGAACAACGCCAGCCAACCCTCGGCAAGCCAATCCACATCGAGGTCGGGACTGCCGTCTTTCTCGACGGATCCGTACTCCACTCGCATCCCGGCCAGGTGCTGCTCGTGTGGTCCTGCCATTGCCCCAACGCTACCCGCCGGTTAGTTACCGGCCGGTAGCGACGGCTCCGGGATGGGGTGCGAGAATCCCCCCATGACTGTGGTCCCCGAGGATTTCGTCCCAGGTTTGGAAGGCGTCGTGGCCTTCACCACCAAGATCGCCGAACCCGACAAAGACGGTGGCGCGTTGCGCTACCGGGGGGTCGACATCGAGGACCTGGTTGGCCGGGGGGTCACGTTCGGCAACGTGTGGGCGCTGTTGGTCGACGGGGATTTCGGTCGCGGCTTGCCGCCGGCCGAACCGTTCCCGCTGCCGATCCACACCGGTGACGTTCGGGTCGACGTGCAGGCGGGATTGGCCATGCTGGCGCCCATCTGGGGCTACAAGCCGTTGCTGGACACCAATGAGCCCACGGCCCGCGACCAGCTTGCCCGCGCGTCGGTGATGGCACTGTCTTATGTCGCGCAGTCCGGACGCGGCATCTACCAGCCGGCGGTTCCTCAGCGCGTCATCGACGAATGCCCGACCGTCACAGCGCGTTTCATGACCCGCTGGCGGGGCGAGCCGGATCCCCGGCACATCGAGGCGATCGACGCGTACTGGGTGTCGGCCGCTGAGCACGGCATGAACGCGTCGACCTTCACCGCTCGGGTGATCGCCTCGACCGGCGCCGACGTGGCCGCCGCGCTGTCGGGGGCGATCGGCGCGATGAGCGGTCCCCTGCACGGGGGAGCCCCAGCCCGAGTGTTGCCGATGATCGAAGAAGTCGAGCGCACCGGCGACGCCCGCGGCCTGGTGAAGGGCATCCTGGACCGCAAGGAAAAGCTGATGGGCTTCGGGCACCGGGTGTATCGCGCGGAGGATCCTCGCGCCCGGGTTTTGCGGGCGACCGCCAAGAGGCTGGGCGCGCCGCGCTACGAGGTCGCGGTCGCGCTGGAGCAGGCGGCCCTGGCCGAGCTGCGAGAGCGGCGTCCGGACCGCCCGATCGAGACGAACGTCGAGTTCTGGGCCGCGGTCATTCTGGACTTCGCCGAGGTGCCGGCCAGCATGATGCCGGCCATGTTCACCTGCGGGCGCACGGCGGGGTGGTGTGCGCACATCCTCGAGCAGAAGAGGCTGGGCAAGTTGGTGCGCCCGTCGGCCATCTACGTCGGGCCCGGCCCGCGCAGCCCGGAGTCGGTCGAAGGCTGGGACCAGGTACGCACCAGCGCCTAGGGTGCGATGAGTTTTGTCGCTTCTCCCGGTCAGTCTTGGTGAGCCCCGGACGGGCGACCAATCACCACTAAGGAGTGATCACCATGGCCATCACCGTTGAACCCGCGTTGTCCCCCCACCTCGTCGTCGACGACGCCGCCGCGGCGATCGATTTTTATGTCAAAGCGTTTGACGCCGTCGAGCTGGGCCGCGTGCCCGGCCCTCAGGGCAAGTTGGTCCACGCCGCGCTGCGCATCAACGGCTTCATGGTGATGCTCAACGACGACTTCCCCGAAATGTGTGGCGGCAAGTCGATGACGCCGAAGGCGTTGGGCGGCACGCCGGTCACCATCCACCTCACCGTCACCGACGTCGACGCGAAGTTCCAGCGCGCCGTCGACGCCGGTGCGACCGTCGTGCTCCCGCTCGACGACCAGATGTGGGGCGACCGCTACGGAGTGGTGCAGGACCCCTTCGGTCACCAGTGGTCGCTGGGCCAACCGGTGCGCGAGGTCAGCATGGAAGAGCTGCAGGCCGCCATGTCCGCGCAATCCGGATAGTTAGGACGAGGCACGCAGCCGGGCCAGCAGGCGGCGCCCCAGCGGCGTCGCCTGCTGTGGCGCGGTCGCGGCCACGGCAAGCATGTCGCCGATGTCGGTGAACTTCTTGCGGGGTCGGTGTTCCCTGCTGCCGCTGGCGATTTCGGCCGCGTCGATGGCCTGCCATCCCCCGGAGTCGACGACTTCGGGCTGTCGGGTGCCTATGAGGTGGTCGAGCGCCGACGGTTTGGCCACCGGGTCGGTCAGTTGGCCCGCGTTGAAGTCGTCGACCAGGGCGGCGACGGTTTGCAGCGAGCACGACTTGTTGGTGCCGATGAAGCCGGTCGGTCCGCGCTTGATCCAGCCCGCGACGTACGCGCCGGTGACCGGTCGCTGGGTGCTCGGATCCACAACGCGCCCAGCGTCATTGGGCACGACGGCGGCCGCCTCGTCGAACGGCAGATCCCGAAGAGCCTTGCCGCGGTAGCCGATTGACGTCAGAACCAGGCCGGCGTCCAGTCGGTGCACGTCGTCGGTGCCGGTGACGGTGAACTCCACTGCGCTGGCCCGGTCCTGACCCAGAACGCGCCGGGGTGTGAGTTGATAGGCCAACCGGATGCGCGGACGGGTCGCGGGTGCTGACCCGTCGCCCAGCGTGCTCAAGATCTCGAGCTTTCGTTTCACCAGCGGATCGGAAGCGGTTGCCAGCGCGTCGATCACCCGCCGCCGGTCAGCGGCATCGAGCACGACATCGGATGAGCAGGTGAGTCCGATCAACTCCGGCAGGGTGAACGCGGAGTGCGCGGGTCCGCGGCGGGCCGCGATCACCACCTCTCGGACCGCCGACTTGCGGAAGGCCCGCAGCGCATGGTCGGCGATGTCGGTGCGCGCCAGGGCGTCCGGATCGGCGGTCAGTAGCCGGGCCACGTCGAGCGCGACGTTGCCGTTGCCGACGATGACGACGCGCTCGTGGCTGAGATCCACTGGCAATCCGGCGAAGTCGGGATGCCCGTTGATCCAGGCGACCAGTTCGGTCGCGGTGCCGGTGCCCGGCAGACCCATTCCGTCGATGTCGAGGCGACGGTCGTCGGGCGCACCGACGGCATACAGCACGGCGTGGTGGTGCGCCATCAATTCGGCGTGGCTGAGATGCTTGCCGACTTCGACGTTGAGGTAGAAGCGGAACCGGCGGTGTCGGCTCACCCGGTCGAACAGTCGGGTGACCCGTTTGGTGTTCTGGTGGTCGGGGGCCACCCCCGCCCGCACCAGACCGTAGGGCGTAGGCAACTTCTCAAAGACGTTGACCCGCACGCCCTGTTGCGTCAGCAATTCGTCGGCGGCATACATCGCCGCCGGACCGGAACCGACGATGGCCACCGTCAGCGGTTGGCGACGCGCCCGCACCTGCGGCGCCGGCAGCACCGGCGCCAGTTTCGATGTCGGCGGCAGCTTCACGTCGGCGGGCCGCTCGGGATAGAACGACGCGTTGATCTCCACGAACGGCAGCTGCTTGGTGTCCAGCCGACTGTCCGGCGCGATGGCGCCCACCGGGCAGGCGCTGACACAGGCGCCGCAGTCCACGCACGCCGCCGGATCGATGTACAACATCTCCGACGTTGCGAATCCCGGCTCGTCCGGCGAGGGGTGGATGCAATTGACGGGGCACGCGAAGACGCAGGACCCGTCGTTGCAACACGACTGCGTGATGACGTGCGGCATAAACGATTACGCGGCGGGGACGGTCAGGTGCTGGCGCTGCGGCTCGCTGCGGTAGCGCGACGGTTTGCCGTTGATCTTGCAGATCCGCCACATCAGCCGCGCCGACCGGGTCTGCATCAACCCGGTGTCGTGGGCCAGCATCCGGACGTCGGCGAACATGTCCCGCAACCACTTTCGTGACTCCGGTGACCGGAAGAAGAGTTCCTTCTTGACCTCGCGCGGAATGTCGAACTCGCGCCAGAACTGCTTGGGCGGCACCGTGATGGCGTTGCACAGCAGCCGCATGGTCACCGGGAAGAACAGCGAGGTCAAGAACCGCTGCCGCCGGTTCAACTGCGGCAACCGCCTGCGCAGGAATTCGTGCGCGAACGAGATGTGCCGGGCTTCCTCGGCCACATGGATGGCCATCACCCGTTCCATGATGGGGTGCAGCGACTTCCCTTCGCGCAGCACGTTTTTCTGCGTGTGGTCGATCGGCTCCTCACCAGCGAGCACCCCGATGAAGAACGCCACAGGCAGCGGGCCGGCCACCAACGGCACCAGCGGGGAGATCCAGCGCAGCATCCGCGGCATTCCCGGCACATCGGCGCCCACGCGGTTGACCATCTCCTGGAACATCATCGTGTGGTTGCACTCTTCAACCGATTCGTGCAGGCAGTACCGATACTCCGGGGAGCCGTTGGGCACCCAGAACGTGTAGTTCATCAGCCCGCGAATCAAGATGGACTCGAAGTGCAGGCCCACCTTGGCCACATTGGCCTGGCGCCACATTCCGATCTCGATCTGGCGTTCCCGCGGCTGCGCCTGATACCAGGGATGCCGTCCCAGCGGGTCGGTCGCCGGCAGAATCCACCGCGGATCGTTGTCGGTGACCGCGAATTCCGGGGAGTCCCAGTCGATATCGGTGTACGGGTTGAAGTTTCGCCGCACCGACCCCTCGGACAGGGTGGCCAGCATCTCCACATACTCCGCGTCGTCGCGCACTTCCATATTGCTGCGCCAACGCCGAACCATTTGCGTCCTTGCCATGAGCTGCCTCCAGACGAGGTTTTACATCGGACGGGTAAAGAACACGGTACCGGCGGTACTGGGAAT from Mycobacterium kubicae includes these protein-coding regions:
- a CDS encoding AurF N-oxygenase family protein, which gives rise to MARTQMVRRWRSNMEVRDDAEYVEMLATLSEGSVRRNFNPYTDIDWDSPEFAVTDNDPRWILPATDPLGRHPWYQAQPRERQIEIGMWRQANVAKVGLHFESILIRGLMNYTFWVPNGSPEYRYCLHESVEECNHTMMFQEMVNRVGADVPGMPRMLRWISPLVPLVAGPLPVAFFIGVLAGEEPIDHTQKNVLREGKSLHPIMERVMAIHVAEEARHISFAHEFLRRRLPQLNRRQRFLTSLFFPVTMRLLCNAITVPPKQFWREFDIPREVKKELFFRSPESRKWLRDMFADVRMLAHDTGLMQTRSARLMWRICKINGKPSRYRSEPQRQHLTVPAA
- a CDS encoding citrate synthase, which translates into the protein MADNDDTASLKYPGGEIDLQVVNATEGADGIALGSLLSKTGYTTFDNGFVNTAACKSAITYIDGDAGILRYRGYPIDQLAEKSTFIEVCYLLIYGELPSTDQLAEFTERIQRHTMLHEDLKRFFDGFPRNAHPMPVLSSVVNALSAYYQDALDPMDNNQVELSTIRLLAKLPTIAAYAYKKSVGQPFLYPDNSLTLVENFLRMTFGFPAEPYQADPEVVRALDMLFILHADHEQNCSTSTVRLVGSSRANLFTSISGGINALWGPLHGGANQAVLEMLEQIRDSGDDVGEFVRKVKNREAGVKLMGFGHRVYKNYDPRARIVKEQADKILAKLGGDPLLDIAKELEEAALTDDYFVERKLYPNVDFYTGLIYRALGFPVRMFTVLFALGRLPGWIAHWREMHDEGDSKIGRPRQIYTGYTERDYVTIDGR
- the pdxH gene encoding pyridoxamine 5'-phosphate oxidase, translating into MAGPHEQHLAGMRVEYGSVEKDGSPDLDVDWLAEGWLALFRRWLEDAERAGVAEPNAMVLATVAAGKPVSRTVLCKDVDEAGVTFFTNYDSAKGVELAATPYASATFPWYALGRQVHIRGPVRRVDRVVTQEYWSKRPRGSQLGAWASHQSQPIASRAALLDQLAEVTARFSHLDHVPVPPDWGGYLIAAEVVEFWQGRENRVHNRIRVSGGTIERLQP
- a CDS encoding VOC family protein; the encoded protein is MAITVEPALSPHLVVDDAAAAIDFYVKAFDAVELGRVPGPQGKLVHAALRINGFMVMLNDDFPEMCGGKSMTPKALGGTPVTIHLTVTDVDAKFQRAVDAGATVVLPLDDQMWGDRYGVVQDPFGHQWSLGQPVREVSMEELQAAMSAQSG
- a CDS encoding FAD-dependent oxidoreductase, giving the protein MPHVITQSCCNDGSCVFACPVNCIHPSPDEPGFATSEMLYIDPAACVDCGACVSACPVGAIAPDSRLDTKQLPFVEINASFYPERPADVKLPPTSKLAPVLPAPQVRARRQPLTVAIVGSGPAAMYAADELLTQQGVRVNVFEKLPTPYGLVRAGVAPDHQNTKRVTRLFDRVSRHRRFRFYLNVEVGKHLSHAELMAHHHAVLYAVGAPDDRRLDIDGMGLPGTGTATELVAWINGHPDFAGLPVDLSHERVVIVGNGNVALDVARLLTADPDALARTDIADHALRAFRKSAVREVVIAARRGPAHSAFTLPELIGLTCSSDVVLDAADRRRVIDALATASDPLVKRKLEILSTLGDGSAPATRPRIRLAYQLTPRRVLGQDRASAVEFTVTGTDDVHRLDAGLVLTSIGYRGKALRDLPFDEAAAVVPNDAGRVVDPSTQRPVTGAYVAGWIKRGPTGFIGTNKSCSLQTVAALVDDFNAGQLTDPVAKPSALDHLIGTRQPEVVDSGGWQAIDAAEIASGSREHRPRKKFTDIGDMLAVAATAPQQATPLGRRLLARLRASS
- a CDS encoding citrate synthase 2 — protein: MTVVPEDFVPGLEGVVAFTTKIAEPDKDGGALRYRGVDIEDLVGRGVTFGNVWALLVDGDFGRGLPPAEPFPLPIHTGDVRVDVQAGLAMLAPIWGYKPLLDTNEPTARDQLARASVMALSYVAQSGRGIYQPAVPQRVIDECPTVTARFMTRWRGEPDPRHIEAIDAYWVSAAEHGMNASTFTARVIASTGADVAAALSGAIGAMSGPLHGGAPARVLPMIEEVERTGDARGLVKGILDRKEKLMGFGHRVYRAEDPRARVLRATAKRLGAPRYEVAVALEQAALAELRERRPDRPIETNVEFWAAVILDFAEVPASMMPAMFTCGRTAGWCAHILEQKRLGKLVRPSAIYVGPGPRSPESVEGWDQVRTSA